In a genomic window of Rhododendron vialii isolate Sample 1 chromosome 12a, ASM3025357v1:
- the LOC131311051 gene encoding uncharacterized protein LOC131311051, protein MIRGRAVKDGSSSGGGSVIRSSFGGGLLSKMVDSKGDSTSPALFRKSCVTPSVSKFPRSKSVCDREPRIPRSPYNTAEKKSVTPPPSLRNARAAASLKMGAGDAQNSANSKVVVVSQPESQSGSDYKSLAMNFPGKLSTLGKEAMQPRETAQKVALQALRDASATENLVRSLKMFSNLSKTAKSDAPAACFDQFLDFHTQIVQAVAEMVSIQAATATEMAQTPNTKQSEEDSSILNELPHNSLDAKASSKRRNVLYKSIAVFPERSDQKTILGKHVRSSCLKVVPTPPSSENDENKKPATCCSLGNTIKLGRQIETEAGNWFMEFLEKALETGLKKTKGRVEGDVQKVPRSLILKVINWVEVERCDSSKRPVHPRAEQVARKLRIKMKNP, encoded by the exons ATGATAAGAGGCAGGGCTGTGAAAGACGGAAGCTCAAGTGGTGGTGGGTCTGTTATTAGGTCTTCATTTGGGGGAGGGCTTTTGTCTAAAATGGTGGATTCGAAGGGGGATTCGACCAGTCCTGCTTTGTTCAGGAAAAGCTGCGTGACTCCGTCTGTGTCGAAGTTTCCGAGGAGCAAGAGTGTTTGCGATAGAGAGCCGAGGATCCCTAGGAGTCCCTACAACACAGCT GAGAAGAAAAGTGTGACTCCACCGCCGAGCTTGCGCAATGCGAGAGCGGCAGCTTCTCTGAAAATGGGGGCCGGGGATGCACAGAATTCAGCAAACTcaaaggtggtggtggtttcgCAACCGGAGTCTCAGTCCGGTAGCGACTACAAAAGTCTGGCAATGAATTTTCCTGGAAAGCTAAGCACGTTGGGAAAG GAAGCAATGCAGCCGAGAGAAACAGCACAAAAGGTTGCACTTCAAGCACTAAGAGATGCTTCAGCCACCGAAAATCTAGTCCGGTCCCTCAA GATGTTTTCAAACTTAAGCAAAACTGCGAAATCAGATGCACCGGCTGCCTGTTTCGATCAGTTCCTGGATTTCCATACCCAAATTGTGCAAGCAGTAGCTGAAATGGTGTCCATTCAAGCAGCAACAGCAACTGAAATGGCCCAAACCCCGAACACAAAACAATCTGAAGAAGACTCCTCCATCTTAAATGAACTCCCTCACAACTCCTTGGACGCGAAAGCATCATCCAAAAGAAGGAATGTACTCTACAAATCAATCGCAGTGTTTCCTGAACGAAGTGATCAGAAGACAATCTTAGGGAAGCATGTGAGATCATCATGTCTCAAGGTGGTGCCCACTCCTCCCTCTTCCGAAAACGATGAAAACAAGAAACCAGCTACTTGCTGCAGCCTTGGGAATACGATCAAGTTGGGGAGGCAGATTGAGACCGAAGCGGGAAACTGGTTCATGGAATTTCTTGAGAAAGCTTTGGAGACGGGTCTGAAGAAAACGAAGGGGAGAGTAGAGGGAGATGTGCAAAAAGTTCCTCGGTCGCTCATATTGAAGGTTATCAACTGGGTGGAAGTCGAACGGTGTGATTCTAGCAAAAGGCCTGTGCATCCTAGAGCGGAGCAGGTGGCCAGGAAGTTAAGGATCAAGATGAAGAATCCTTGA
- the LOC131309583 gene encoding valerianol synthase TPS1A-like, with protein MDHLSLEKPTMPDTLRPLGNFPPSLWGDRFSSFTLDAQLLEKYSKEVEVLKEEVKDMLVLDHHVGAEKMVLIDALERLGVSYLFQKEIEELLENMFPNFEEHVFHDNLFMVSLHFRVFRQHGYDLSSSK; from the exons ATGGACCATCTTTCTCTGGAAAAGCCTACAATGCCCGACACTCTTCGCCCCTTAGGGAACTTTCCCCCCAGTTTATGGGGAGATCGATTTTCCTCATTCACTTTAGATGCCCAG TTACTAGAAAAATACAGTAAAGAGGTTGAAGTGTTGAAGGAAGAAGTGAAGGATATGCTAGTACTAGATCACCATGTTGGAGCAGAGAAGATGGTTCTGATCGATGCACTTGAACGCCTTGGTGTTTCCTACCTCTTCCAGAAAGAGATTGAAGAGCTTTTGGAGAACATGTTTCCAAACTTTGAGGAACATGTTTTCCATGATAATTTGTTCATGGTGTCACTTCACTTTCGAGTGTTTAGGCAGCATGGCTATGACTTGTCTTCCAGTAAGTAA
- the LOC131311240 gene encoding valerianol synthase TPS1A-like, which yields MGMLSLHEATFLKTHGEDILDKAFCLTKAGLESLKPQYLSSNLAEQVTHALYQPLQRGIPRVEARHYISVYEKDASRNEKLLRLAKIDFNRVQMLHKEELYHISRWWKEWDLRSHIPYVRDRAVECFFYSTAVCFEPQYSLARLVLTKTMIMISVLDDTYDAYGTYEELKCFTNAVQRWDMNAIDQLPNYMKPIYKALLNVHDEFYQEIMGKKEINYSVQYLEEAYKEVVRCYDVETEWLKKGYVQKMEEYLANALVTITSPLLTTAAFVGMGEIATLEAFQWLQSQPRILMACSTIFRVINDIQSCKVISTIYC from the exons ATGGGTATGTTAAGCCTACATGAAGCTACTTTTTTGAAGACTCATGGAGAAGATATACTTGACAAGGCCTTTTGTTTAACAAAAGCTGGGCTTGAGTCCTTAAAACCACAATATTTAAGCTCAAATTTGGCAGAACAAGTGACCCATGCCCTGTACCAACCACTCCAAAGGGGAATTCCAAGAGTTGAAGCTAGGCATTACATTTCTGTTTATGAAAAAGATGCTTCTAGGAATGAAAAGCTATTGAGGCTTGCAAAGATTGATTTCAATCGGGTACAGATGTTACACAAGGAAGAACTCTACCACATCTCCAG GTGGTGGAAAGAGTGGGATCTACGGTCACATATTCCTTATGTAAGGGACAGAGCAGTGGAGTGCTTTTTCTATTCTACAGCAGTTTGTTTCGAACCGCAATACTCTCTTGCCCGTTTGGTTCTCACAAAAACTATGATAATGATATCTGTTCTAGATGATACCTACGATGCTTATGGCACCTATGAAGAACTCAAATGTTTCACAAACGCAGTGCAGAG GTGGGACATGAATGCTATTGATCAACTCCCTAACTACATGAAGCCAATCTACAAGGCTCTCCTAAACGTTCATGATGAATTTTACCAGGAGATCatgggaaagaaagaaataaactaCAGCGTCCAATATTTAGAAGAAGCG TACAAAGAAGTAGTAAGATGCTACGACGTTGAGACCGAGTGGTTAAAGAAAGGATATGTGCAAAAGATGGAAGAGTATTTGGCCAATGCTTTAGTAACCATCACTTCTCCATTGCTCACAACAGCGGCATTTGTAGGGATGGGAGAGATTGCAACCCTTGAGGCATTCCAATGGTTACAATCTCAACCTCGAATCCTCATGGCTTGCTCAACAATATTCCGAGTCATCAATGACATACAGAGCTGCAAGGTAATTAGTACAATATACTGTTAA